The following is a genomic window from Elusimicrobiaceae bacterium.
CGGCCACCTTAAAAGTGCCAATTTTCTTCGGTAATTTTTTACGCAATTTTTCTACGAACAAGGCCTTTTCAATCGGTTTTGCCAAAGGCAAATCACGTCGTAAATATACAGAGGCCCCGTATTCTTTTACAATTTGCTCACACAACTCAGAGGGTTTTTTCTTGGTATCTGCCAACATAGCCAGCCACGTTAAGGCCACGGCTAATCCGTCGCGGTCTGACGCGCCGCCTTTCCAGGCATAACCGCCGGCCTCTTCCACGCCGAAAGCCACTTCCTCTAACGCCATAATTTCCGCCACGTGCTTAAACCCTACTTCCACTTCTTCCACCGGCATACCATGCGCACGTGCAATGCGTTTGGGTAAATAGCCCATAGAAGCCGTTAACACCACTTTACCTTTAAGTTTTTTAGTTTTAATTAAATAGTCTAGTAGCACCGCTGCGGCCACACATGGAGTAATAAAATTCCCTTTTTCATCCAGTACAGCGAAGCGATCTCCGTCTCCGTCAAACCCAAAACCTACCAAGGCTTTCTTATCCAAAATCGTCTTTTTTAATTCAGTCAAATTTTTCAGCGTCGGATCCGGTTGCAATCCTTCGAAAGTGGGATCGTGCTTATCGTGCAGAGCCACTATTTTAGCTGAAGGCAACATTTCCTCTAACCATCCAGATGATACCCCATACATATAATCGGCCACAATGGTGCCTTTAACCTGAGAGGCCTTTTTGACATTAGTAATAGAAGCTAAATACTTTTTATAGAGCGGTGTCAAATCTTTTTGCTCCGCTTTTTGCCCGTACAAAAACAACACCGGATTAGCATCTAAACGTTCTTCAATTTCGGTCGTTTCACGAGAAGGAGTAGAACAGCCTGCCCATTTTACTTTCACTCCATTATATTGTGCAGGATTGTGGCTGGCTGTTACCATAATACCCAGCCAAAACTTGCGCAACGTCAAGGCACTTACCATAGGGGTCGGAACAGGTCTGTCTGAGAGCGTAACATTAATTTTATTGGAACGTAAAATACTGGCGATATCTGCCGCAAATAAATCAGACATAAACCGACGGTCATATCCTACAAAAACTTTAGAAGATTTCCCATCTTCTTCCGAAGGAGCGTTCTCATTAATATAATCGGCTAACGCTTGTGCCAAACGTCGCACATTTTCATAAGTAAAATCCCACGCAATCACTCCTCTCCAACCGTCCGTACCGAACCGAATTTCTTCCGCCATACAACCTCCGTTAAAATAAAAATCTGTTTTGTATCAACTTCCGTATAAAATAGAATAATTTCCTTATGCCTGTTTACAGCGGCCATCGGAATGTCTATAAAAAAGGATTTTACGATTACAAATGCCATACTTGTCCGAACTATCTAGTGAGTTGTATGGCAGTACCGTAAAATGCTTTTTTATATTCCGCAGGCAGCGGGGCCTTTTGGATACTTTTCTGCCCTTGAGAAAAGTATCAATCACAAGGGCATAGCCCTTGCCATTCTTTCCCTATTGCTTCGCAATACAGGAAAAAGTGGAGGTGGGGGGATTCGCACCCCCGTCCGAACATCTTAACCGCTTAGGCCCTACAGGTTTATCCGCACTTGATACTCTCGCCGTAAGCGTGCGGCGGCAACGAAGAGAGTTGTTCCGTTAGACTTAAGTGCGCAAGACGAAACGCGCTTGACGCACCGCATTTCACATGATGACAGCCTTGCCTAGACGTGTGAAAAGCATCCAAGCGGCCGTGGACTAAGCGTTAGCCCAAGCAACATTGCTGTTGTTAGTTATTTTTGTAGCCCTATTTTAACTGGCCTGGCCAACCAGTACCTGCTCCCGAGCAGTAACAGATACCCGTCGAATCTATTACACCCCCGAAAACACGGAAATTGTCAAAGATCTCCCCCCCGTAGCCGGAGAAAGGGACTATATTGTATCATTTCTTATAGCAATTTTGTATCAAAGCCGCAAGAGATATTTATGTACGTAACCACAAAACCGACTATTTACCTAATTGACGGACTAAATGTAGTGCGTAGTTTTTTATGGCAGTTTTCCCGCACAGAAGAAGAAGTGACCGAAGAATTTTTAGATTTTTTGGAAGCGGTGTCTGCTGATGAAAAATACGCAATGCACGAGTATCGGGTGATATTTGATGGGAGCTACCGGCCGGTGGGCCCCCTGTACCGCAACGGAGTGCATATTGTATTTTCCGAAGAATATACTGCCGATGATTACATTTTTCAAGAAGCAGACTATTTAGCACAAAATGGCACCCGCGTAATTGCGGTCACGGATGATCGGGATTTACAATTTCGCCTAAAAGAAATTGGAGTCAAAGCGCAGTTTTGCCGCAAATTTTACAATTCCTTAAAATTTTCCAGCAGATAAAACCATTTTTTTCTATAATAAAGGAAAGTTGTATAGGAGGATTAGGAACACCGCGCTTATAGGCGCTAACCATACAATTTGAATCTGTTTTTGGACTGTATAAAGCATACAGAGCACTCGCTCAGCGAGGTAGCTAGCCGCCAAAAACAGTCGTTTTAGGCACCTAGTAAACGGACTAATTACCCGTTTATTAGGTGCCGAGTGTTTGCCGTTCGCAAGAACGGCAGACCACGGCTGTTATTTTTGAGCTGCTCGGCTAGCTGGCTCAGAGTAAACAGCCGTTTTTATTTACCCTGAGCCCAATCAATTAAGGAGTAATTTGATGAAAAAAGGGTTCACTCTAGTGGAACTATTAATTGTAGTTCTGATTATCGGAATTCTTTCTGCTATTGCAATACCAATGTATCAGAGTGCCGTGGACAAGAGCCGTTGGAGTACTTTGTTAACTCCGGCCAAAGCCTTACAAACTGCCCAAGCCGCCGCTCATATGGAAACCGGAGCCTATGCCGATCAGGCTAGTGCCTTAGTGGTGTCATTAGCGGGAGAAGCTGATGACAATAAATATATTATGGCTGATGCGG
Proteins encoded in this region:
- a CDS encoding NYN domain-containing protein gives rise to the protein MYVTTKPTIYLIDGLNVVRSFLWQFSRTEEEVTEEFLDFLEAVSADEKYAMHEYRVIFDGSYRPVGPLYRNGVHIVFSEEYTADDYIFQEADYLAQNGTRVIAVTDDRDLQFRLKEIGVKAQFCRKFYNSLKFSSR